The genomic interval CATCCCACATGTCTTCATTTTGAAAATGCTCCATTTGGAATAAAGCCTAATTCAGAATATCCAAAGGAGCGCTGACCCATGACCCATATCAACATTGGAAGAGTGTCATAGACAGAATAATagtctgtgtgcatgtaaacgtaGTCACTCCATTACCCTCTGGCCTGAGCTGGGGTCGTAATGCGTATGAGATGATGGACCATGCATACGACTGCCAACATAAATAGGATTGTGGTGAGGGAACTCACACGAGTACGATTCTGTGTGTGCTGACACAGAACAGTTCAAAGTGTTGCTTGGAAGCTCTTCAAGAGACATATTCACAAATGGGAATGGGAACATTTTCTGCAGATATGACCTGTTAAATGTTGAGAGAAATTATATTTCTCTcattatatttctatatattgtCCTGCTTTCATAATGCTGTGTCACCTGAGGGTCGTAATGTCACTGCGATGCTTCCATATGAAAATCGTGTCGCCACAGGACATGACAGGAaggtttaaattattttaagatATTCATATTGATATTGTAGCATTATACAAAACCAACCATTACATTGATGGTAATATCATTAGGCTgcatgaattcaattcagtttatttggtccaaaatcacaaattacaaatttgtttttacaatctgtacttgacatccctgacctttgacctcacatcggatcaggaaaaagtcctaaaaaaaacagaaaaaacgtCAGCAgggccaccaggcaggaggcatcgcgaaagaggccggaccaatgaggccaggcctttgaggcaggaggcacagagaaggaggcagggccattaggaaggaggccaggcccaggtcaggggctggatgcaggaagcaggggcaaagagtcaggacccaggaccagcttcagacacctccaggtccaatggaccccatgagacgtgaagtcacaaagactccggggaggaagcagagttaataaggtgcaatggagaaattcatccataaggagagagagaagaggagataggtgctcagtgtatcctaaaacatcccccagcagcctataagcctatagcagcatatcaaggggctggaccagggcaaacctgattcagccctaactataaggactattaaaggggaaagtcttaagtctattcttgaatgaggtgactgtgtctgcctcccggactgaaagtggaagctggttccataaaagaggagcttgataactgaaggctctggctcccatcctactttttaggactctaggaaccacaagtagccccgcatttagtgagcagctctctagtggggcaatatggtactacaagctccttaagatatgatggtgcatcaccaatcaaggctttggaggtgaggagaagaatttaataaggagttgcagtaatctagtctggaagtaacaaacgtgtgaaccagcttttctgcatctttttggaacaagatgtgtctgattttttaaatgttacgtagatgataaaatgcagtccttgagatttgcttaacgtggagttaaaggacaagtctcggtcaaagataactagagactCTTTacatggtgttggatgccagggcaatgccatctacagaaaccacatcaccagatcattGGTCTCTGAACACATTTAGAATTATAACAATCTATAAACAGGACATCATTATAAGTGTGATTTATATCAGGGTTTCAAAGTAATGAAATATACTATCCATTAGTACAAATATATTGGACTTCGATAACAGCACACGAGTCCTCCTGGAACAACTTGTGTTCATATAGAGAAATATTGCAAGTTCTCCAAAATCCTTCCTAAACGCCACTTAAGAACTAATCCGTTTGTATATTAGTGGGTGAAATATTATACAAAGTCTTACTGCATCCTGTCTGGAGTGGATTGCTAGTGGTGAGTGAGGCAATGTGAACAATTCACAATAACAGAGCCGACGCATGCTGTCATTGTTTCATTGCAGgccttgatgacatcacaggttGTTGTTGGTCGGGTTGTGTCACACTCCCCCTCAGACCTTCCCTGTTTCCAAATGGTGTTTAGGATATTCAGCCGTTGTGTATTTATAATGAGTGTAATACATACGTGACTCGTTTCTTTACAGGGCGTGTACATAAAGTAGTCCGTGAATAagagatatgagtttacagatacTCACAATGCCTCCTCGGCAGAGTGGAGGTTGGTTGATGGACTTTGTGATTCTTCCCAGTTCATCTGGAGCTTCATAGAACACAACAACGCCTAACTCTCTGGATTCATCAACATCTAAAGtgtgttggaaaaataaaaataagagaTCTAAATCAAATTGACACCcttaaagaagagaaaagaccAAGGAGGGCTTCAAGGTCCCAGCTTTCAAAGCCACTATTTGGCTCCACTTTTGACTTAAGAGCACACAGTAAATGTATCCTGAGGACATCTGCTCCTCACACATAACCGCTCTTTAAAAGCGCCGAGCATCAAAGGAACATGAGCGGCTACATCGGcgtgtgtgttgctgcagcGTGTGTGAGCTTGTTGGACCGGGGGCCTGTCATTAGATGGAGTCAGAGCTCCCAAAACCACAGGTTCCAGGTGAGCAGCACACTCCTCGAGGCAGGAGGATGGCACTTTACCCCAGTCCTCCTTTTGAAGCGTCCCATTTTGGTGTTTTTGGCAAcaagaagtgacacaagagggtggagctaagaaCCACAGAGACATTTTACAACGCCGCATTCTCCAATTAACTTTCATGTTGGAACAACACACTGAAAGGGTTTAAGCTCTAAGACGAAAAACATGGTCGACCCcatggtagcaacctgtcaatcaccttgtagccccgccctaaagcatcccctgctttatggtctgtttgactctaaatgaccataatttactaaatgaacatcacgctgtattgaagaagacttgaaactagagattgggacaataaactcatgtttacaatgtttactgagggaataaatcaagagaagtagagtcatttatatagacttctatacaaccagaggagtcgccccctggtggtcaggagagagaatgcagctttaacacatgaagcatagacttctatacaaccagaggagtcgccccctggtggtcaggagagagaatgcagctttaacacatgaagcatagacttctatacaaccagaggagtcgccccctggtggtcaggagagagaatgcagctttaacacatgaagcatagacttctatacaaccagaggagtcgccccctggtggtcaggagagagaatgcagctttaacacatgaagcatagacttctatacaaccagaggagtcaccccctggtggtcagtagagagaatgcagctttaacacatgaaacatagacttctatacaaccagaggagtcgccccctggtggtcaggagagagaatgcagctttaacacatgaagcatagacttctatacaaccagaggagtcgccccctggtggtcaggagagagaatgcagctttaacacatgaagcatagacttctatacaaccagaggagtcgccccctggtggtcaggagagagaatgcagctttaacacatgaagcatagacttctatacaaccagaggagtcgccccctggtggtcaggagagagaatgcagctttaacacatgaagcatagacttctatacaaccagaggagtcaccccctggtggtcagtagagagaatgcagctttaacacatgaaacatagacttctatacaaccagaggagtcgccccctggtggtcaggagagagaatgcagctttaacacatgaagcatagacttctatacaaccagaggagtcgccccctggtggtcaagagagagaatgcagcttcaacacatgaagcatagacttctatacaaccagaggagtcgccccctggtggtcaggagagagaatgcagctttaacacatgaagcatagacttctatacaaccagaggagtcgccccctggtggtcaggagagagaatgcagctttaacacatgaagcatagtcttctatacaaccagaggagtcgccccctggtggtcaggagagagactgcagctttaacacatgaagcatagacttctatacaaccagaggagtcgccccctggtggtcaagagagagaatgcagcttcaacacatgaagcatagacttctatacaaccagaggagcacTGGTATGAACAGCTGGCGCCGGCGCTCCCTGGAAACACGGGACCGACGCCACCTGAACTCTTCCTTCTTCCAgaccccccccatcccccggGTCAGCCGACTCAAGGACCTTATCAAGGAATATGACTCCCGGCGTACTTTTCAGATGACTTTTATTGCACTTAGccagagaaagaagaaatgaaatgaaCGCTCGTGGAGTTCCTGCCCATGTGAAAATGGAAAGGAGATCACTAATTTCCCATAACATGCAACTTCAGTTTGGTTTATTATGAGGTTCGAACTCGAGTTGAGGACCGTCATGATTCACTGTGACAATTCATATAATTGTGTACGTTTCTGAAATTAAAATATCGTGGCAGatctttttgttcttccttttcCCAGAAACAGGGATTACATTAATAACACGTACAACTTGACAGCTGTTGACCAATTTTACCAACCACCTGAATTTTGGTGGAGACATACCAAAAGTTTCTGGAAGCATCGAAGCCTCCGAGAAAAGCTTCTACGTTAAAGCAATACAGTCATTGTATGCAAGCTTCAATAAATAGTCTCGCACGGGGCGGCCACCTGCCTATATTctgatttggggggggggggggggggggaagaagagagaTACTCCCGACTCttggtgtgtgggggggtgtgatCAGTCGGACTTGGAAACCAAACAGAAAGCTTTAACTAAATGACACACTGAGTCTTATTTCTTGCTGCGCAGCCGTTTGGACTGTCGTGGAAGGTCTGAGCGCTTTCTGGTGCGTTTGAGTGACAGCGAGCCCTCGCCCTCCGGCTCTCTGGATAGAGAGGCCGTGGCCACGCCGCCGCTTGCCGACACGGCGCCGGACGCGCCGGTGGCCACGGTGGAAGACACGGTGGCGCCGCTGGACGTGGCGGGGGCGGCCGCGCCGGGCCGGGGCCCTCCCATGGCGGCGGCGCTACTGTCCATCAGCTCGCGGAGCTTGTGCTCCAGCTCGGCGAGGCGGGCGTTCTGCTCGCCGATCACCTGGGTCTGTTCCAGCAGCTTCTGCTCCTggtcctgcagctgcttctgctgctccagctgcttcacCCGGATCTCCTGCATCTCCCTCCGCAGCACCGTCATCGACGCCCCGTTCATCTTCACCTGCTGCTGCACCTTGGTCATCTCGGACCGCGACGGCGTGTTCTTGGCCAGCAGGGACATGGTGGTCAGGGAGGTAGATGGGCCTGCCACTGAGGGAACAGGGCAGAGGTTCAGAGGGCGTCGGGAACGTACGGCGACACACAAAGAAGAACGCTGAGATCCTGCTGTGCGTTACCTGGTGTAGAGCCAATGAGGCGGTGGGACAGGTCGGCCCCCGGCAGCTTCTTCTTCAGGATGGGGACAATCTTCTCATCGAAGTACTCCATGGCCATGGAGGAGATATCCCTCAACTCCTGCAAGACCTCGTGAGCTCGCTGGGGGGCTCGGGTGGAGTTCACATAGCGCAGCACGCGGTAGATCTCATCGATCACCTGACAAGACACACAACATCGCAAATAAGAGGGGAAAACAGAACGCACAACAGGTGAGGCTGAAAGAAGACCGACAACACTGAGGGCTTTTGTTCCCCTGGTGGCCAGGTCTGAGAATGCTGCAGGAGTCCGATTGGTCCGGTTTGTAAGGTCCTGCAGCATCTAACGGCTGAAACGTGCCAAGCAGCGCTACGGAGGACGGCCTGAtctagagtcagggtttggtttgtctgttacACACCGATATCATATTCTAGTTATTCTAGATCCATCTAAATGCTACTCACTGGACCTCTACAGTCTCCACGCAGACAGCAGAGACACCACCGTATAccagaggagctgagagaaTATTGAGTAGAGGAGAACTGTTGGTTGTTGACTGGTAGTCAGTGGTGCTCTACAGCCATACGTGCTCTCAGGTttaacctctgacccctccaATACACTGCCAGGTGTAGAGTTGACCCACAAACATGACCCCTGCCTTGTTTGTTTCACTTCTTAGAGCGTCCCTTTGCAGGCTCCTCTTGTCACCAATATCACAGAAGCTCAGGAGATGGGTACCAAAGATGATGTGGGCGGTTTGAATCACCCTCACTAACCTCCTGTTGTGTAGTCAATAATCAACAATCCTGTTAACTGTGGAGCATATGCGCTTCAGACCAGCTGGTTATGAAAGAAGCATGAAGGACACGTTCAAGTTGAGAGGATGTTAGCTGAAACTAGGTTTTTACTATTAAGGAAAAGTGGTCGATATATCTTTAGAATGCGTCTTCTACGCTGGACCCAAACCTCCACTGGGAGTAATCTACGAAGCAGGACATGAACGTGAGCTTCCTGCTGAGGAAAAGAAGCTTTCTCCGGAGGCCTTGCACCCTCCGTCTGTACTACTCATGCTGCTAACCTTTCCGGGGATGAAGCAGCAGAGGTTGGAGTCGACGTATTTCATGAAGGTCATGTTGAGCAGAGAGAGGCGCGTCTCCACGGCAGCCAGGATGTCGGCGTGGCGGGCCAGCGAGTGGTTTCTCCTCTCCGACTCTCGCCTGCAGACAAATTCATGACAAGCGCAGCGGTCAGGAGGCGGGCCCTGGTGCCACAATGCAATGCGCATCAGCAAAAAGAGGGAATAACGCACACGTCAGAATTAAGAGGGTTCAGTAGTAGTCGACTGCTTTCATACTTTTTATGTAACCAAATGTTGAGATGCCTTGTGAGACAATTACAAATGGATATATACCGTTAATACCAATACTGGACCGGTTGCCAAAGCAGTTATTCCCTTTAGtcacttacacacaaacactgggtCTAGGTGGAAAGGCCTATCCGGCAATCAGCtggtataaaataaaaatcacatttttgtataatttagTCATGCGggatttaaatattcattagaGCTTTGACTTGGGTTAAGTGTTACTGGATTCAGAAAGCTCCTGGGCAGCAGCAGTCTCCtattgaattattaaaaaattaaCATGAGGTTGATGTTTAATCCGGTGCAAATGCGTGATGCCAATGTTACTGCACATGTTGTGGCTTCACCTCACCACAGAGCTGGCACTGGGGCGATACTGACCTGGGCAGCTGGGCTTTGACTTGCCTCTGGCACAGACtgtggtaccgctccaccttcAGGAAGCCCTGATTCAGGACACGCTGGCAGATCACGTCCATACGCTTACTCACCTGGAGAAGACAACAGAAAACAGGTGAACAACAAgagtatgtccatatatatgaCAACGATGCACTATGACAAATATCAGGCACAAACAAGCTACGTCACACATGGTGCCAGCTGGCGGGCAAAGACTAGCAGAAAGTGTGTAAACTGTGTACTTTGCTTGAAGCTACTGTCTGTTGGTTAACTCAAATATATTCCCTCCAGTAAAACTCAAAACTTAAGTGAAAGCATGTATTACTACGGATCAGTGCAGTGACTGGTGGGTTGTGATGTTGCTTCCTGATGCAAATTATCTGTACATGTGATGAAAATGCGCTGCAGAATGTTtgtaaaaagatacaaaaatgtaattgaactTGGCATCGTCAAGGCACCCTCAGCATGTGTTATGGTTTCAGAATGATGAAGACAGTTGGGGAAACATTAAATACCAAATTGGATCATCATTTCACGTTTTTTCCCAAATTATGTGCATAGCAGTTTCCGCTACCATTATATTAGGGGGGGCACCCTAATGATAAATAAACTGTCTTCAAAATATGAGAAGTTTGGCGTCTCGTACCCAACAGTGAGCCTGCTGGCTGCCACTGCCCCGACAGTCGCGTCAGCAGGGTAAACTGTGAGAGGGACTCGGGGtaacacacacttttcacaatgggatttgctgctttaagcCATCACTATTTTAAGCCCCATCACTTTTAAAGCATCCGCAACAGGCTGCAAGGAGACCATCTGGCCGCCTGCTTGCAGGTCTCAATAAATGGGCCAGACGTTTCTGACTTTGCATATCGAGAGGCTCTGGAAATGTTCTTCCAAAAAAACCTGGAAAATtacactgcagtgacaaaacatgcacactgtGTGGATGTCATTAAAAGAAACCAATGAACAGAATGTACCATATTTGAATGTGGAGGATAGCCCATAAGTCTCTGGtagaaacctgtcaatcacattggagccccgccctaaagcataccctgctttatggtccatttgactctaaatggaccatcatttaccaAATGAACAGTCTTGTTGTCAATACTTCTAAACAGAGCCgcctccccctggtggtcagaggagagaatgcagctgtaagACACCTCTGCAGAACCGAAGGTTGACGCCTGTAAACAAACCGTTTCAACAACACTTAATGGTGTCGGTAAAACCTGCAAAAcaccaggcacacacacgcgcacacacacacgcgcacaacgTGGGGCAGGGGGGGTGGGCCCCGGGCCCCGTCTTTGCCCAGGGGCCCGTTTGCTCTTGATCCGCCCATGCAACACAGACTGAGGCTGAACGCGTTGCACGTCAATAACTcgaaataaaaaaggaacacaaCCGTCGAGGTGACCTTGAGGACCCGAAGCCCTGACGGCTCTCCCTGCAGGCGGCGGCCGGTCCACAGCGAACCTCACGAACGACCTCCTCGGGAAGGAACCGCACGAGACCCCCCCTCCAGCGGACTAAACCAGTCCGCTTCATGCCGTCTCTCATCAACAATTCAACATGCGTGTGTCGGCGGCGGGCCAACGGGGCGACGGCCGCCGCGCGGTCACACCGGCTTTAAATACCGACGCGGTGCCCGTGACGGCATGAAGATGAGTGCATGTGGCTAGCGTTAGCTTCGCCGCGTCCTTACCGAGCGCAGCAGGCTGATCTCGTCGTACGACAGGAAGTTGAGGACGGCCTCGATG from Cyclopterus lumpus isolate fCycLum1 chromosome 15, fCycLum1.pri, whole genome shotgun sequence carries:
- the fbxo28 gene encoding F-box only protein 28, whose protein sequence is MAAVVERVDGCVGSLDSDAMSPRQCSPPPDQPHQNNPLLGLPIVAIEAVLNFLSYDEISLLRSVSKRMDVICQRVLNQGFLKVERYHSLCQRQVKAQLPRRESERRNHSLARHADILAAVETRLSLLNMTFMKYVDSNLCCFIPGKVIDEIYRVLRYVNSTRAPQRAHEVLQELRDISSMAMEYFDEKIVPILKKKLPGADLSHRLIGSTPVAGPSTSLTTMSLLAKNTPSRSEMTKVQQQVKMNGASMTVLRREMQEIRVKQLEQQKQLQDQEQKLLEQTQVIGEQNARLAELEHKLRELMDSSAAAMGGPRPGAAAPATSSGATVSSTVATGASGAVSASGGVATASLSREPEGEGSLSLKRTRKRSDLPRQSKRLRSKK